In one Magnetococcales bacterium genomic region, the following are encoded:
- a CDS encoding enoyl-CoA hydratase/isomerase family protein, translating into MDSQFFTGRHWNARFEGETVVWLNADYANGSANVLSGEVLAELDEALEAIIARQPAALVIQSAKKSGFIAGADVKEFVTLENEEQARLAIRRALPIFHKLDTLPFPSVALIRGFCLGGGLELALCCRYRVAVDDPATRLGLPEVKLGIHPGFGGTVRLPRLIGPLPALDLILTGRTLHAKAALKLGLVDIVTAPRYAEQAVNRLLVNPPAPKTPSRLHRLANSWPVRHLLTPWLRGQTAKRVRQAHYPAPFAVLDLWRRGGDTQGMLVEEADSVARLMVGETSGNLVHLFGLRDRMKGLGRESPFDPKAVHVIGAGVMGGDIAAWCALQGLRVTLQDQNLPAVARAVARAAGLFTAKLREPRLVRDALDRLIPDPHGDGVAKADVVIEAIFENLQAKQNLCKNLEPRMKPGALLATNTSSIPLEEIASVLERPERFLGLHFFNPVACMELLEVVHGRHTSPEVVAAGCRFGQRINRLPLPVKSSPGFLVNRVLMPYLLEAFLLVAEGAPPPVVDAMALQFGMPMGPLELADTVGLDICLSVANNFEKHSGERHLPQYLRDMVAAGHLGRKSGQGFYRYQGKQKKECRVAFPGTPPEEMEDRLFLALCNEAVACLREGLVEDADLLDAGVVFGTGFAPFRGGPMRYLANRGPEPACRVLEKLHQKYGQRFQPDPGWADAQLLERLPQWEVRHEKGNPGYHGPLAGLCPR; encoded by the coding sequence ATGGACAGCCAATTCTTTACCGGTCGCCACTGGAACGCCCGCTTCGAAGGGGAGACGGTGGTCTGGTTGAACGCCGATTACGCCAACGGTTCCGCCAACGTCCTCTCCGGAGAGGTGCTGGCGGAACTCGACGAGGCTCTGGAGGCCATCATCGCCCGGCAGCCGGCGGCGCTGGTGATCCAGTCCGCCAAGAAATCGGGCTTCATCGCCGGAGCCGACGTGAAGGAGTTCGTCACCCTGGAAAATGAGGAGCAGGCCCGCCTCGCCATTCGCCGGGCGCTGCCCATCTTCCACAAACTCGATACCCTGCCCTTCCCCAGCGTGGCGCTGATCCGGGGCTTCTGCCTCGGCGGCGGACTGGAACTGGCCTTGTGTTGCCGTTACCGCGTCGCCGTGGACGATCCCGCCACCCGTCTGGGTCTGCCCGAAGTCAAACTCGGCATCCATCCCGGTTTCGGCGGCACGGTGCGCCTACCCCGGCTCATCGGCCCCCTGCCCGCTCTGGACCTGATCCTGACCGGGCGCACCCTTCACGCCAAGGCCGCCCTCAAGCTCGGGCTGGTGGATATCGTGACCGCTCCGCGTTACGCGGAACAGGCCGTGAACCGGTTGTTGGTAAACCCGCCCGCTCCCAAAACACCCTCCAGGCTGCATCGTCTGGCCAACAGTTGGCCCGTGCGCCACCTGCTCACCCCCTGGCTGCGAGGCCAAACGGCCAAACGGGTGCGCCAAGCCCACTATCCCGCACCCTTCGCCGTGCTGGATCTCTGGCGCCGGGGCGGCGACACCCAAGGCATGCTGGTGGAAGAGGCCGACTCGGTGGCCCGGCTGATGGTCGGCGAAACCTCCGGCAACCTGGTACATCTCTTCGGTCTGCGGGATCGCATGAAGGGACTGGGGCGGGAGAGCCCCTTCGACCCCAAGGCGGTACACGTCATCGGAGCCGGCGTCATGGGGGGCGACATCGCCGCCTGGTGCGCCCTGCAAGGCCTGCGGGTCACGCTGCAGGACCAGAATCTGCCCGCCGTGGCCCGAGCCGTGGCACGCGCCGCCGGCCTCTTCACCGCCAAACTGCGGGAGCCCCGACTGGTCCGCGACGCCCTGGACCGCCTCATCCCCGATCCCCACGGCGACGGGGTGGCCAAGGCGGATGTGGTCATCGAGGCCATTTTCGAAAATCTGCAAGCCAAACAGAACCTGTGCAAAAACCTGGAACCGAGGATGAAACCCGGGGCCCTGCTGGCCACCAACACCTCCAGCATTCCCCTGGAGGAGATCGCCAGTGTGCTGGAGCGCCCGGAACGCTTCCTGGGGCTGCACTTCTTCAATCCGGTGGCCTGCATGGAGCTGCTGGAGGTGGTCCACGGGCGTCATACCTCCCCGGAGGTGGTGGCGGCGGGCTGCCGCTTCGGACAGCGCATCAACCGTCTGCCCCTGCCGGTGAAAAGCAGCCCCGGTTTTCTGGTCAACCGGGTATTGATGCCCTACCTGCTGGAGGCCTTCCTGCTGGTTGCGGAAGGGGCCCCTCCACCGGTGGTGGATGCCATGGCCCTGCAATTCGGCATGCCCATGGGCCCACTGGAGTTGGCCGATACCGTCGGGCTGGACATCTGCCTCTCGGTGGCCAACAACTTCGAGAAACACTCGGGAGAACGGCATCTGCCCCAGTACCTGAGAGACATGGTCGCGGCGGGCCATCTGGGGCGCAAGAGCGGCCAGGGCTTCTACCGGTATCAGGGCAAACAGAAGAAGGAGTGCCGCGTGGCGTTTCCGGGCACCCCACCCGAAGAGATGGAAGATCGCCTCTTCCTGGCCCTGTGCAACGAAGCGGTGGCCTGTCTGCGGGAGGGGCTGGTGGAAGATGCCGATCTGCTGGATGCCGGCGTGGTCTTCGGCACCGGTTTCGCCCCGTTCCGGGGCGGCCCCATGCGCTATCTGGCCAATCGTGGCCCGGAACCGGCCTGCCGCGTACTGGAAAAACTCCATCAGAAATACGGGCAGCGTTTTCAACCCGATCCAGGGTGGGCGGATGCCCAATTACTGGAACGTCTGCCGCAATGGGAGGTGAGACATGAAAAGGGGAACCCTGGATATCACGGCCCCCTGGCGGGTCTTTGCCCTCGGTGA
- a CDS encoding acetyl-CoA C-acetyltransferase, whose translation MNSSPNHDNRRPVYLVDGCRTPFLKVAGARNPFSAADLAALSGRLLLLRQPLEPGDLDEVILGCVVPSPDEANVARVAALRMGCPKQVTAMTVQRNCASGMQAVDTAARSIALGMADLILAGGTEAMSHAPLQWSPELVDWLGRWRGSRTWVEKLKALAALRPAWLNPVVVLLRGLTDPTVGLSMGQTAEILAHRFNIARDSMDRFALQSHARLGQAVDKGSLAAELVPLMDREGQLFPEDQGLRRNSSLESLSQLKPVFDRTYGLLTAGNSAQITDGACWLLLASEEAVARHGLQPLAQLDPAVWAGVAPEQMGLGPVHAIDKLLRKTGLNLDDIDLWEINEAFAAQVLACVEALADESYCQTELGRDAPLGRIDPQRLNVDGGAISIGHPVGASGARIILHLAHQLKQAGQGSRGVASLCIGGGQGGAMMLQAV comes from the coding sequence ATGAACAGCAGCCCGAACCACGACAATCGACGCCCGGTCTACCTGGTGGACGGGTGCCGCACACCCTTCCTGAAGGTGGCCGGAGCCCGCAACCCCTTCAGCGCCGCCGATCTGGCCGCCTTGAGCGGACGGCTGCTGCTGCTGCGTCAGCCCCTGGAGCCGGGGGATCTGGACGAGGTCATTCTGGGCTGTGTGGTACCGTCCCCGGACGAAGCCAACGTGGCCCGGGTGGCGGCCCTGCGCATGGGCTGTCCGAAACAGGTGACCGCCATGACGGTGCAACGCAACTGCGCTTCCGGCATGCAGGCGGTGGATACGGCAGCGCGAAGCATCGCCCTGGGCATGGCGGACCTGATCCTGGCCGGCGGTACCGAAGCCATGAGCCACGCCCCCCTGCAATGGAGCCCGGAGCTGGTGGACTGGCTGGGACGCTGGCGGGGCAGTCGCACCTGGGTGGAGAAGCTCAAGGCCCTGGCAGCCCTGCGTCCCGCCTGGCTCAACCCGGTGGTGGTGCTTCTGCGGGGTCTGACCGATCCGACCGTCGGTCTTTCCATGGGTCAGACCGCCGAAATTTTGGCCCACCGTTTCAACATCGCCCGGGACAGCATGGATCGCTTCGCCCTGCAAAGCCATGCCCGCCTGGGTCAGGCTGTGGACAAGGGCTCCCTGGCCGCAGAACTGGTGCCCCTGATGGACCGGGAAGGACAGCTCTTCCCGGAAGACCAGGGACTGCGACGCAACTCCAGTCTGGAGTCCCTCTCCCAGCTCAAGCCGGTCTTCGATCGCACTTACGGCCTTCTCACCGCCGGCAACAGCGCCCAGATCACCGACGGGGCCTGCTGGCTGCTGCTGGCCAGCGAGGAGGCGGTGGCACGCCACGGACTGCAACCCCTGGCCCAGCTCGACCCCGCCGTCTGGGCCGGGGTGGCCCCGGAGCAGATGGGGCTGGGACCGGTTCACGCCATCGACAAGCTGCTGCGCAAAACCGGACTGAACCTGGACGACATCGACCTCTGGGAGATCAACGAAGCCTTCGCCGCCCAGGTGCTGGCCTGTGTCGAAGCCCTGGCCGACGAGAGCTACTGCCAAACCGAACTGGGACGGGACGCGCCCCTGGGTCGCATCGATCCGCAACGGCTCAACGTGGACGGGGGAGCCATCAGCATCGGACATCCCGTGGGAGCCAGCGGAGCCCGCATCATCCTGCACCTGGCCCACCAGTTGAAACAGGCGGGCCAAGGCAGCCGCGGCGTCGCCTCCCTCTGCATCGGCGGGGGCCAGGGCGGAGCCATGATGCTGCAAGCGGTCTGA
- a CDS encoding acyl-CoA dehydrogenase, with product MPVTLTSLLTLAASLGGVVAASTLLTPDLRRRFLSRPLKDLFRRALPPISATEKEALEAGTVWWDREIFGGIPDWQSLMQRPMPPLSPQEQAFLDGPVETLCRMLDDWKINAVDHDLPPQVWSFIKENRFFGMVIPREYGGLGFSAMAHSAVVLKVSSRSVTAAVTIMVPNSLGPAELIRHYGTTEQKNHYLPRLAAGLEIPCFALTGPEAGSDASSIPDRGVVCRGRYQGREVLGMRLNWNKRYITLGPVATVLGLAFRLEDPDHLLGEESDRGITLALVPVGTPGMVIGARHDPMGVPFQNGPTEGREVFLPLEMIIGGPQQAGNGWRMLMDCLAEGRSISLPALSTGGAKLAVRVAGAYARVRRQFKLPVGRFEGVAEVLGRMAGQVYLMEAARRLTASAVDGGEKPSVISALTKYQQTERMRRVINDAMDILGGAGICRGPRNLLAPVYQSIPVGITVEGANILTRTLIVFGQGAIRAHPFLLKELAALDHADPRQGLIDFDKAFWSHVRFALGNGLRTAWHGLTGGRLQAVPFDGWQAQLVRKLNRLTTLFALVADLALLVLGGSLKRREALSGRLADMLSDLYFASAVLKQYHDRGQLEEERPLAEWSLTHLTHHAQESLTGFLDNFPLPYMGRLLKRLALPWGAFCQPPSDKLTLQLAELVMTPGALRNRLTEGIFLPTFAGEALADLEEALQATLNAEPVERKLRHLQETLGLPGPLSLEKALQANLIAETEAAAIKRAEVLRRRVIQVDAFATAHLMREEAA from the coding sequence ATGCCAGTAACTCTGACCAGCCTGTTGACTCTGGCGGCTTCCCTCGGCGGGGTTGTGGCCGCCTCGACCCTGCTGACGCCCGATTTGCGTCGCCGCTTTCTCTCCCGCCCCCTGAAGGATCTCTTCCGCCGGGCCCTGCCACCGATCTCCGCCACGGAAAAGGAGGCGCTGGAAGCCGGCACGGTCTGGTGGGACCGGGAGATCTTCGGCGGAATACCCGACTGGCAAAGCCTGATGCAGCGTCCCATGCCGCCGCTTTCGCCGCAGGAGCAGGCTTTCCTGGACGGTCCGGTTGAAACCTTGTGCCGCATGCTCGACGACTGGAAGATCAACGCCGTGGACCATGACCTGCCGCCCCAGGTCTGGAGCTTCATCAAGGAGAACCGCTTCTTCGGCATGGTCATTCCCCGGGAGTACGGCGGGCTGGGCTTTTCGGCCATGGCCCACTCGGCGGTGGTCCTGAAGGTCTCCAGCCGCAGCGTCACCGCCGCCGTCACCATCATGGTGCCCAACTCCCTGGGACCGGCGGAACTCATTCGCCACTACGGCACCACCGAACAGAAGAACCACTATCTGCCCCGCCTGGCTGCGGGGCTGGAGATCCCCTGTTTCGCCCTCACCGGCCCCGAAGCCGGTTCCGACGCCAGCTCCATTCCCGACCGGGGCGTGGTCTGCCGGGGCCGCTACCAAGGGCGCGAGGTTCTGGGCATGCGCCTGAACTGGAACAAACGCTACATCACCCTGGGACCGGTGGCCACGGTGCTGGGACTGGCCTTCCGCCTGGAAGACCCCGACCACCTGCTGGGTGAAGAGAGCGATCGTGGCATCACCCTGGCCCTGGTGCCGGTGGGCACGCCGGGCATGGTCATCGGGGCCCGCCACGATCCCATGGGCGTGCCCTTCCAGAACGGCCCCACGGAGGGCCGCGAGGTCTTTCTGCCCCTGGAGATGATCATCGGCGGACCGCAGCAGGCCGGAAACGGCTGGCGCATGCTGATGGACTGCCTGGCGGAAGGACGCTCCATCTCCCTGCCGGCCCTCAGCACCGGCGGCGCCAAACTGGCCGTTCGGGTTGCCGGGGCCTATGCCCGGGTGCGGCGACAGTTCAAACTGCCGGTGGGCCGTTTCGAAGGCGTCGCCGAAGTGCTGGGACGCATGGCCGGTCAGGTCTATCTCATGGAGGCAGCCCGTCGTCTGACCGCCAGCGCCGTCGATGGCGGGGAAAAGCCCTCGGTAATCTCCGCCCTGACCAAATACCAGCAGACCGAGCGCATGCGCCGGGTGATCAACGACGCCATGGATATCCTGGGCGGCGCGGGCATCTGCCGGGGTCCGCGCAATCTGCTGGCCCCGGTCTATCAATCCATCCCGGTGGGCATCACCGTGGAGGGCGCCAACATCCTCACCCGCACTCTCATCGTCTTCGGGCAGGGGGCCATCCGGGCCCACCCCTTCCTGCTCAAGGAGCTGGCCGCTCTGGATCATGCCGATCCCCGTCAGGGGCTGATCGATTTCGACAAGGCCTTCTGGAGCCATGTCCGCTTCGCCCTGGGCAACGGCCTGCGCACCGCATGGCACGGGCTGACCGGAGGCAGACTGCAAGCCGTGCCCTTCGACGGCTGGCAGGCCCAGCTGGTCCGCAAGCTCAACCGCCTCACCACCCTCTTCGCCCTGGTGGCCGATCTGGCCCTGCTGGTGCTGGGCGGCAGCCTGAAACGCCGGGAGGCCCTCTCGGGGCGGTTGGCGGACATGCTCTCCGACCTCTATTTCGCTTCCGCCGTGCTGAAGCAATACCATGATCGGGGACAGCTCGAAGAGGAGCGCCCCCTGGCGGAGTGGTCTCTGACCCACCTGACCCATCATGCCCAGGAGTCCCTGACCGGCTTTCTGGACAACTTCCCCCTGCCGTACATGGGTCGTCTGCTGAAAAGGCTGGCCCTGCCGTGGGGAGCCTTTTGTCAGCCTCCGAGTGACAAGCTGACCCTGCAACTTGCCGAGCTGGTCATGACGCCGGGGGCCCTGCGCAATCGTCTGACCGAAGGCATCTTCCTGCCGACCTTTGCCGGAGAAGCCCTGGCGGATCTGGAAGAGGCCCTGCAAGCCACCCTCAACGCCGAGCCCGTGGAACGCAAACTCCGGCATCTGCAGGAGACCCTCGGTCTGCCCGGTCCCCTCTCCCTGGAGAAGGCCCTGCAGGCCAACCTGATCGCCGAAACCGAAGCAGCCGCCATCAAGCGGGCAGAAGTCCTGCGCCGGCGGGTAATCCAAGTGGATGCCTTTGCAACAGCTCATTTGATGAGGGAGGAAGCGGCATGA
- a CDS encoding TIGR00282 family metallophosphoesterase produces MQPFAILMLGDVVGKSGRQALARHLPRLKASLGVDMVIVNGENAANGMGLTPKIADELFAAGVDVLTSGNHIWRFREIVDYLKRQPRLLRPANYPPTTPGVGSWVWISREGVRVGVINLLGRTFMDAADCPFACVDRLLSAWEQERACDLVVVDFHAEATSEKNAMGYYLDGRVTAVVGTHTHIPTADARRLPRGSGFITDVGMSGCYQSVIGVTVESVLPGFLTRMPVRFETAEGEATLCGVKIVAMVGSVGCLSMEPVRFGPDLSATHP; encoded by the coding sequence ATGCAGCCTTTTGCCATACTGATGTTGGGGGATGTGGTCGGAAAGAGCGGACGCCAGGCGCTGGCCCGGCATCTGCCCCGGTTGAAGGCCTCGCTGGGGGTGGACATGGTCATTGTCAACGGTGAAAATGCCGCCAATGGCATGGGGCTCACCCCCAAGATTGCCGACGAACTCTTTGCCGCCGGGGTGGATGTGTTGACCTCGGGCAATCATATCTGGCGATTTCGGGAGATCGTCGACTATCTGAAGCGGCAGCCCCGCCTGTTGCGACCGGCCAACTATCCACCGACCACGCCGGGGGTTGGCAGTTGGGTCTGGATCTCCCGCGAGGGGGTGCGGGTGGGGGTGATCAATCTGCTGGGCCGCACCTTCATGGATGCCGCGGACTGCCCCTTCGCCTGTGTGGATCGTCTGCTGAGCGCCTGGGAACAGGAGCGGGCCTGCGATCTGGTGGTGGTGGACTTCCATGCCGAGGCCACCTCCGAAAAGAATGCCATGGGCTATTACCTGGATGGTCGGGTCACCGCCGTGGTGGGAACCCATACCCACATTCCCACCGCCGATGCCCGCCGCCTGCCACGGGGCAGCGGATTCATCACCGATGTGGGCATGAGCGGTTGCTACCAGTCGGTCATTGGTGTCACCGTGGAGAGTGTGCTGCCGGGATTTCTGACCCGCATGCCGGTGCGTTTCGAAACCGCCGAGGGGGAGGCCACCCTGTGCGGCGTCAAGATTGTGGCCATGGTGGGTTCCGTGGGTTGTCTCTCCATGGAACCGGTGCGATTTGGTCCGGATTTATCAGCTACCCATCCTTGA
- a CDS encoding phosphoribosylaminoimidazolesuccinocarboxamide synthase, with amino-acid sequence MQKREKLYEGKAKVLFATDDPHRVIQYFKDDATAFNGEKRGSIADKGVANNLIASRLMTVIEAVGIPTHFVQRLDARDQLVRRVRILPVEVVVRNRVAGSLAKRLGREEGESLARPLVEFYYKSDELGDPLILREHAEAFGWATPAQLDRLLEMTRRINDILRGFFANIGIQLVDYKLEFGVPSDGSHELVLADEISPDTCRLWDMETGMKLDKDRFRRDLGGVAEAYQEVLRRMGLQPAE; translated from the coding sequence ATGCAAAAACGGGAAAAGCTCTACGAAGGCAAGGCCAAGGTTCTGTTCGCCACGGACGATCCCCATCGGGTCATCCAATACTTCAAGGATGACGCCACGGCGTTCAACGGGGAGAAGCGGGGCAGCATCGCCGACAAGGGGGTGGCCAACAACCTCATCGCCTCCCGCCTGATGACGGTGATCGAGGCGGTGGGCATTCCGACCCACTTCGTGCAGCGGCTCGATGCCCGGGATCAACTGGTGCGCCGGGTGCGGATTCTGCCGGTGGAGGTGGTGGTGCGCAACCGGGTGGCTGGTTCCCTGGCCAAGCGGTTGGGACGGGAGGAGGGGGAGAGTCTGGCCCGGCCTCTGGTGGAGTTCTACTACAAGTCCGACGAGCTGGGCGATCCGTTGATCCTTCGGGAACACGCCGAGGCCTTCGGCTGGGCCACCCCGGCCCAACTCGACCGGCTGCTGGAAATGACCCGGCGCATCAACGATATTTTGCGCGGTTTTTTTGCGAACATCGGTATCCAACTCGTTGATTACAAACTGGAATTCGGTGTGCCGAGCGACGGTTCCCACGAGCTGGTCCTGGCCGACGAGATCTCCCCGGACACCTGTCGCCTGTGGGATATGGAAACGGGCATGAAACTGGACAAGGACCGCTTCCGCCGCGATTTGGGCGGTGTGGCTGAGGCTTACCAGGAAGTGTTGCGTCGTATGGGCCTGCAACCGGCGGAGTAG